One segment of Pontibacter akesuensis DNA contains the following:
- the uvrB gene encoding excinuclease ABC subunit UvrB, protein MDFKLTSEFQPTGDQPKAIAQLTEGIKNGEPAQVLLGATGTGKTFTMANVIKNTGKPTLVLCHNKTLAAQLYGEFKQFFPDNAVEYFISYYDYYQPEAYIASSDVFIEKDLQINEEIEKLRLHTTSALLSGRRDIVVVASVSCIYGIGNPEEFGKNVMHLAPGQRYSRNNLLYTFVQILYSRTEAEFTRGTFRVKGDTVDIYPAYADFAYRLYFFGDELEAIHRIDPESGKKLSEEQAVTLYPANLFVTGKDTLNQAIHEIQYDMVAQNEYFLKEDRPAEAKRIKERTEFDLEMIRELGYCSGIENYSRYFDRREPGARPFCLLDYFPDDYLMVIDESHATLPQVRAMWGGDRSRKVALVEYGFRLPAAMDNRPLTFNEFESLMHQVVFVSATPGDYEIQKSEGVVVEQIIRPTGLLDPEIEIRPSTNQVDDLLDEIDERVKTGARVLVTTLTKRMAEELAKYLERLNIKVKYLHSEVKTLDRVEILRELRLGIIDVLIGVNLLREGLDLPEVSLVAILDADKEGFLRDQRSLIQTMGRAARNDKGKVIMYADRMTGSMQRAIDETNRRRDTQIAYNIEHGITPRTVIKTNDEIFQQTSVADARKREAKMYVGPEEVSMAAEPVVQLMKRDELEKLIKKTEKQMEAAAKDLDFLQAAKYRDELADLRKLLKSKRD, encoded by the coding sequence ATGGATTTTAAGCTAACATCAGAGTTTCAACCAACCGGCGATCAGCCGAAAGCCATAGCCCAACTCACCGAGGGTATAAAAAACGGTGAGCCAGCACAGGTACTGCTCGGTGCCACCGGTACCGGTAAAACCTTCACGATGGCGAACGTCATCAAGAACACGGGCAAGCCTACGCTCGTGTTGTGCCACAACAAAACGCTGGCCGCCCAGCTTTACGGTGAGTTTAAGCAGTTCTTCCCGGATAATGCGGTGGAGTACTTTATCTCCTATTACGATTACTACCAGCCGGAAGCCTACATTGCCTCATCGGATGTGTTCATCGAAAAGGACCTGCAAATTAACGAAGAGATCGAGAAGCTGCGGCTGCATACGACTTCTGCCTTGCTTTCCGGCCGCCGCGATATTGTGGTGGTGGCGTCGGTGAGCTGTATCTATGGTATCGGTAACCCGGAGGAGTTTGGCAAAAACGTGATGCACCTGGCACCGGGGCAGCGCTATAGTCGCAATAACCTGCTTTATACTTTTGTGCAGATACTTTACAGCCGCACCGAGGCAGAATTTACACGTGGAACATTCCGGGTGAAGGGCGATACAGTGGACATTTACCCAGCCTACGCCGACTTTGCTTACCGCCTATACTTCTTCGGCGATGAGTTGGAAGCCATCCACCGCATCGATCCGGAGTCGGGAAAAAAGCTGTCGGAGGAGCAGGCGGTGACGCTGTACCCGGCAAACCTCTTCGTAACCGGTAAAGACACGCTGAACCAGGCCATCCATGAAATCCAGTACGACATGGTGGCGCAGAACGAGTACTTCCTGAAGGAGGACAGACCGGCTGAGGCAAAGCGCATCAAAGAAAGAACCGAGTTCGACCTGGAGATGATCCGAGAGCTCGGCTACTGCTCAGGCATCGAGAACTACTCCCGCTACTTCGACCGCCGGGAGCCGGGTGCCCGTCCGTTCTGCCTGCTCGATTACTTTCCGGATGATTACCTGATGGTGATTGACGAGAGTCATGCTACCCTGCCGCAGGTTCGCGCCATGTGGGGCGGCGACCGCTCGCGCAAAGTGGCCTTAGTGGAGTATGGCTTCCGCTTGCCCGCCGCCATGGACAACCGCCCGCTCACCTTCAACGAGTTTGAGAGCCTGATGCACCAGGTGGTGTTTGTGAGCGCCACGCCCGGCGATTATGAGATTCAGAAATCAGAGGGCGTGGTGGTGGAGCAGATAATCCGGCCAACCGGCTTGCTGGACCCTGAGATCGAGATCAGGCCAAGCACAAACCAGGTGGACGACTTGCTGGATGAGATTGACGAGCGCGTGAAAACAGGTGCCCGCGTATTGGTAACAACGCTGACCAAACGTATGGCCGAAGAACTGGCCAAGTACCTGGAGCGCCTCAACATCAAGGTAAAATACCTGCACTCAGAGGTAAAGACCCTGGACCGCGTGGAGATTCTGCGTGAGCTGCGCCTGGGCATTATTGATGTGCTGATAGGTGTGAACCTGCTGCGTGAGGGCCTTGACCTACCGGAGGTGAGTTTGGTGGCGATATTGGATGCAGACAAGGAGGGCTTCCTGCGCGACCAGCGCTCCCTGATCCAGACAATGGGCCGCGCCGCACGTAACGATAAAGGCAAGGTGATTATGTACGCCGACCGCATGACAGGTTCCATGCAGCGGGCCATTGATGAAACGAACCGCCGCCGTGATACCCAGATTGCCTACAACATCGAGCACGGCATTACGCCACGCACGGTAATCAAAACGAACGACGAGATTTTCCAGCAGACCTCTGTAGCTGACGCCAGGAAGCGGGAAGCGAAGATGTATGTGGGGCCAGAAGAAGTGTCGATGGCTGCCGAGCCGGTGGTGCAGCTGATGAAGCGCGACGAACTGGAGAAACTGATCAAGAAAACTGAGAAGCAGATGGAAGCCGCCGCCAAAGACCTCGACTTCCTGCAGGCTGCCAAGTATAGGGACGAGCTGGCAGACCTGCGCAAGCTGCTCAAGTCCAAACGCGACTAA
- a CDS encoding GNAT family N-acetyltransferase — protein MKSTDSTTFHFRAGTAADAALLADLGWRTFEETFSESNDPADMAAFKYTMYSPALQAAELADPETEFVLVEASGEAIAYMKLYKGEAPMEIKGNKPLQVSRLYIAAAWLGRGLGDQLMQKALAKAATEGFDVVWLTVWEHNERAKRFYHKYGFREMGELEFILGQDVQRDLYMQLEV, from the coding sequence ATGAAATCAACCGATAGCACTACCTTTCATTTCAGGGCAGGCACCGCAGCCGATGCCGCGTTGCTTGCGGATTTAGGCTGGCGCACCTTTGAGGAGACGTTTTCAGAGTCTAACGATCCGGCAGACATGGCCGCTTTCAAATACACCATGTACAGCCCCGCGCTACAGGCGGCGGAATTGGCCGATCCCGAAACAGAATTCGTGCTAGTGGAGGCGAGCGGAGAAGCCATTGCCTACATGAAACTGTACAAGGGAGAGGCTCCTATGGAAATCAAAGGGAACAAGCCGCTTCAGGTCAGCAGGCTCTACATTGCCGCCGCGTGGCTCGGGAGAGGGTTAGGAGACCAGTTGATGCAAAAGGCCTTGGCAAAGGCAGCAACGGAAGGCTTTGACGTAGTATGGCTCACGGTGTGGGAGCACAACGAGCGGGCGAAGCGCTTTTACCACAAGTATGGCTTCCGGGAAATGGGAGAGCTGGAGTTTATACTTGGCCAGGACGTGCAACGGGACCTGTACATGCAGCTGGAGGTGTAG
- a CDS encoding SMP-30/gluconolactonase/LRE family protein yields MYPYKATLILTVAFILFLPALLCAQITDKKSIVAKGAKVEKLGEGYSFTEGPAADSEGNVYFTDQPNDKILRWSASTGEISTFSDKTGRSNGLYFDAKGNLIAAADEKNQLWSFDKSGNPTVLVSDYEGNLLNGPNDLWIAPDGGMYITDPLYKRDYWTRNPQMQQDGQHLYYLSPDRSRMQRVDESLQQPNGIVGTPDGKKLYVADIGAGKTYVYDIMKDGTPTNKTLFAPMGSDGMTIDNQGNIYLTGKGVTVFNKAGEQIAHIPIDENWTANVTFGGKDRKTLFITAMDSVYGLQMKVKGGR; encoded by the coding sequence ATGTATCCATACAAAGCCACTTTGATCCTGACTGTTGCATTTATCCTGTTCTTGCCCGCACTGCTTTGCGCTCAGATCACGGATAAAAAGTCTATCGTTGCCAAAGGAGCAAAGGTGGAGAAATTAGGGGAGGGTTATTCTTTCACGGAAGGGCCGGCTGCGGATTCGGAAGGGAATGTATACTTCACTGATCAACCAAATGATAAGATCCTTCGCTGGTCAGCAAGCACTGGTGAGATTAGCACGTTCTCTGATAAAACCGGGCGCTCCAACGGCTTATACTTTGATGCTAAAGGCAATCTTATTGCCGCTGCTGATGAAAAGAACCAGCTCTGGTCCTTCGACAAATCAGGAAACCCAACGGTGCTTGTCTCTGACTATGAAGGGAATTTACTCAACGGGCCAAACGACCTTTGGATTGCGCCTGATGGCGGCATGTATATCACGGACCCCTTATACAAAAGAGACTACTGGACCCGCAATCCACAAATGCAGCAGGACGGCCAGCACCTGTATTACCTAAGCCCTGACAGGAGCCGCATGCAGCGGGTGGATGAAAGCCTGCAGCAGCCAAATGGCATTGTAGGCACCCCAGATGGAAAGAAATTGTACGTGGCCGACATAGGAGCGGGGAAAACCTATGTGTATGATATTATGAAAGACGGTACGCCAACAAATAAAACCCTCTTTGCACCCATGGGGTCCGACGGCATGACCATCGACAATCAAGGGAACATTTACCTCACCGGAAAGGGAGTGACCGTGTTCAACAAAGCAGGCGAGCAGATAGCACATATCCCTATTGACGAAAACTGGACGGCGAATGTGACATTCGGAGGCAAAGACCGAAAGACACTGTTTATAACAGCTATGGACTCAGTTTATGGTCTTCAAATGAAGGTAAAGGGGGGAAGGTAG
- a CDS encoding B12-binding domain-containing radical SAM protein yields the protein MDKPTILLLTPPLTQLNTPYPATAYLKGFLGGRGYEVMQADMGIELVLKMFSRTGLKQIFEAIEAGDFELSDNSLRMLRLKREYLNTIEPVIRFLQNKDSTLAQQISYSRFLPEASRFDQVEDIDWAFGSMGISDRARYLATLYLEDLGDLIKETICPYFAFSRYADSLAMSATHFDPMEEALQLAPNLVDEMLLEVLEERLQQVQPSIVGLSIPFPGNLYGGLRMAKYIKEKYPHIKTMMGGGYPNTELRSLREPRLFKYIDFVTLDDGEGPWLKLLEHLQGQRDVEQLQRTFILADGEVQYINGSTDPDVPHNEIGTPDYSDLKLQEYLSVIDVINPMHRLWSDGRWNKLTIAHGCYWKRCSFCDITLDYINRYDVAPATLLVDRMEQIIAQTGQTGFHFVDEAAPPAPLRDMAIELLRRGVKISWWGNIRFEKTFTPDLCRLLAASGCIAVSGGLEVASDRLLKLMEKGVSIDQVARVTDAFTQAGIMVHAYLMYGFPTQTAQETIDSLEVVRQLFVNGVIQSGYWHRFSMTAHSPVGKNPEKYGVVKVGPEDGPFANNDLWHDDPQGTDHSLFGEGLAKAIYNYMHGVALEQPLSFWFDFKVPRVKTDQNLIYEAVQQPPKPDVERRNARVLWLGGIPEIEFTMIAKKGQTIERCVLTFYEKGEDFQVKTTAVIGQWLLDMLQTITTESTTATTLKQLEESYPAEAHLNFAEFMSSPTWFELREKGLLLL from the coding sequence TTGGATAAGCCAACCATACTGCTTCTTACGCCACCACTCACCCAGCTGAATACCCCGTACCCGGCAACGGCCTACCTGAAAGGCTTCTTGGGCGGGCGCGGCTACGAGGTAATGCAGGCAGACATGGGCATTGAGCTTGTCCTGAAAATGTTTTCCCGCACGGGCTTAAAGCAGATATTTGAGGCGATAGAAGCGGGTGACTTTGAGTTGTCGGACAACAGCCTGCGCATGCTGCGCCTCAAGCGTGAGTACCTGAACACAATTGAGCCGGTTATTCGTTTCCTGCAGAACAAAGACAGCACACTGGCTCAGCAGATCTCCTACAGCCGCTTTCTGCCCGAGGCTTCGCGCTTCGACCAGGTAGAGGACATCGACTGGGCTTTCGGAAGTATGGGCATCTCCGACCGCGCCCGCTACCTGGCTACTTTATACTTAGAGGACCTCGGCGACCTGATCAAGGAAACCATCTGCCCCTACTTTGCCTTTAGCCGCTACGCCGACAGCCTGGCCATGTCGGCCACCCATTTCGATCCCATGGAAGAGGCCCTGCAACTGGCGCCTAACCTGGTGGACGAGATGCTGCTGGAAGTGCTGGAGGAGCGTCTGCAGCAGGTGCAACCAAGTATAGTGGGGCTGTCGATACCGTTTCCGGGTAATCTGTACGGAGGCCTGCGTATGGCCAAATACATCAAGGAGAAGTACCCGCACATAAAGACCATGATGGGCGGCGGGTATCCCAACACCGAACTTAGAAGCCTGCGCGAACCGCGCCTGTTCAAGTACATCGACTTTGTGACGCTGGATGATGGCGAAGGCCCGTGGCTGAAACTGCTGGAGCACCTGCAGGGCCAGCGCGACGTGGAGCAGCTGCAGCGCACATTTATACTTGCCGATGGCGAAGTACAATATATCAACGGCAGCACCGACCCGGACGTGCCCCACAACGAGATCGGCACACCGGACTACAGCGACCTGAAACTGCAGGAGTACCTCTCGGTGATTGACGTGATTAACCCGATGCACCGCCTCTGGAGCGACGGCCGCTGGAACAAACTCACCATCGCCCACGGCTGCTACTGGAAGCGCTGCTCCTTCTGCGACATCACCCTAGACTACATTAATCGCTACGATGTGGCACCGGCCACCCTGCTGGTAGACCGTATGGAGCAGATCATCGCGCAGACCGGGCAAACGGGCTTTCATTTTGTGGATGAGGCCGCCCCTCCTGCCCCGCTCCGTGACATGGCCATTGAGCTGCTGCGGCGTGGCGTGAAGATCAGCTGGTGGGGAAATATCCGCTTTGAGAAGACATTTACACCGGACCTGTGCCGCCTGCTGGCTGCCTCTGGCTGTATTGCCGTTTCCGGTGGCCTGGAGGTAGCCTCCGACCGGCTGCTGAAGCTGATGGAGAAGGGCGTGAGCATCGACCAGGTGGCGCGCGTAACGGATGCGTTTACCCAAGCCGGTATTATGGTGCACGCTTACCTCATGTATGGCTTTCCTACCCAAACAGCCCAGGAAACGATTGACTCCCTGGAAGTGGTGCGGCAGCTGTTCGTCAACGGCGTGATTCAGTCGGGTTACTGGCACCGTTTCAGCATGACGGCGCACAGCCCGGTGGGCAAGAACCCGGAGAAGTATGGCGTGGTGAAAGTAGGACCGGAAGACGGCCCTTTCGCAAACAACGACCTCTGGCACGACGACCCGCAGGGCACCGACCACTCCTTATTCGGCGAGGGACTGGCCAAAGCCATCTACAATTACATGCACGGTGTAGCTCTGGAGCAGCCGCTTTCTTTCTGGTTTGACTTCAAGGTTCCACGTGTGAAAACCGATCAGAACCTGATTTACGAGGCCGTGCAGCAACCACCGAAGCCGGATGTGGAGCGCCGCAATGCGCGGGTGCTGTGGCTGGGCGGCATCCCGGAAATAGAATTCACCATGATTGCCAAGAAAGGGCAGACGATTGAGCGTTGCGTGCTAACATTTTACGAAAAGGGGGAGGACTTCCAGGTGAAAACTACAGCTGTGATCGGGCAATGGCTGCTGGACATGCTGCAGACAATCACCACCGAAAGCACCACGGCCACAACATTAAAGCAACTGGAGGAAAGCTATCCGGCCGAGGCGCACCTGAATTTTGCAGAATTCATGAGCTCCCCCACTTGGTTTGAGCTGCGGGAGAAGGGGTTGTTGTTATTGTAA
- a CDS encoding DUF2798 domain-containing protein, producing MKRRLPKSLLGRKLLLIALISLLLASALQLYTFGLSADFFGRWLRSFFVFFVMIAVTVLAIIPGVNYVVARFIRK from the coding sequence ATGAAAAGAAGATTACCTAAATCCCTGTTAGGACGTAAGCTGCTGCTTATAGCGCTCATCAGCCTTTTGCTGGCCTCTGCCCTGCAGCTTTATACGTTTGGGCTAAGTGCCGATTTTTTCGGCAGGTGGCTGCGCAGTTTTTTCGTTTTCTTCGTGATGATCGCAGTGACGGTGCTGGCTATCATACCTGGAGTGAACTACGTGGTGGCCCGATTTATACGTAAATAA
- a CDS encoding YncE family protein, producing MKKQNYFRNFFLAATLFTSAFTFTSCDDNNVEPEAPVELRGPYDQKGVFILNEGNFGTPNGSISFLSDSANHTVINNIFSKANADRPLGDVVMDLDIMEDLAYITVNNSNKLEVVDAYTFETKAVLENLKQPRYFTALNEDKGYVTEWVVYGEPGQVSVIDLNTMQVTKTIPVGPQPEELLIANGKLYVANSGSNVVTVINTLTDTKEVDITVSDGPVELELDQQNRLWVLAAGKTVYNADWSVDYSKTTPGALIAINTATNAVARTLTFGSNQSSPSNLAIMASGDRLYFNYDGKTFAQSTNATTLSGTSLINKSFYGLGVDPETGNIYGAKSAFTGDGTVYVYSPDGTQVNSFRAGIGPNGFVFN from the coding sequence ATGAAAAAACAGAATTACTTCCGCAACTTCTTTTTAGCGGCCACGCTTTTTACAAGCGCCTTTACCTTTACCAGTTGTGATGACAACAATGTGGAGCCAGAGGCGCCAGTTGAATTGCGCGGACCATACGACCAGAAAGGAGTATTTATCTTAAATGAGGGCAATTTCGGCACTCCCAATGGCTCTATCTCTTTCCTAAGCGATAGCGCAAACCATACTGTTATTAACAATATTTTCAGCAAGGCTAATGCCGACAGGCCACTTGGCGATGTAGTGATGGACCTTGACATAATGGAAGACCTAGCCTACATCACAGTAAACAACAGCAACAAGCTTGAAGTGGTGGATGCGTATACGTTTGAGACAAAGGCGGTGCTGGAAAATCTGAAGCAGCCCCGCTACTTTACTGCCCTAAACGAAGACAAAGGTTATGTAACGGAATGGGTAGTTTACGGCGAGCCAGGTCAGGTATCCGTTATCGACCTGAACACCATGCAAGTAACTAAAACCATACCTGTAGGACCACAGCCGGAGGAACTGCTAATTGCAAACGGCAAACTTTATGTAGCCAACAGTGGCTCTAATGTGGTAACGGTAATCAATACACTAACGGACACAAAAGAAGTAGACATCACCGTATCGGATGGGCCTGTGGAGTTGGAACTGGACCAGCAAAACAGGCTATGGGTGCTGGCGGCCGGCAAAACAGTTTACAACGCTGACTGGTCAGTGGATTACTCCAAAACAACCCCTGGCGCACTTATCGCTATCAATACCGCTACGAACGCGGTGGCACGCACGCTTACGTTCGGAAGCAATCAAAGCAGTCCCAGCAACTTGGCCATTATGGCATCAGGCGATAGGCTGTACTTTAACTACGATGGCAAAACCTTTGCACAAAGTACCAATGCCACCACCCTCAGCGGCACCAGCCTCATCAACAAAAGCTTTTATGGCCTGGGCGTAGACCCGGAAACAGGCAACATCTATGGCGCCAAGAGTGCTTTTACCGGCGACGGTACCGTTTATGTGTATTCGCCGGATGGCACACAGGTAAATAGCTTCAGAGCAGGCATCGGTCCGAATGGTTTCGTGTTTAATTAA
- a CDS encoding TonB-dependent receptor plug domain-containing protein, with protein sequence MVKLPFLNVWLCACLCSLAPVAVAQQDTSSYHLGIVEIFGKPTEVYTVGSRVTQVDSAFLSTYSSGSLADALQARTPLYFKSYGASGISSVAFRGTNASQTAVLWNGLNIAPATLGQTDFATLPVTGFGDVAVQYGPAAANYGSGAIGGAVLLSSPEYNQEGFSGDVKLEVGSFERYFGSGSLGYSGRKLKYGLSLYGLQAENNYHFKDLSRFGTPEARQQHAAVAQYGTTQDLAWEISPKTSVALHGWYTFADRELQPAMGSADTDANQLDESLRLMAEFKHDSWLGQTAVKAAYFNDYLHYTDRSTDSESDVDTYQLQAEQTYTYGRRWSLRGGLNLQYFQATNDGYAGQQDEVRASAFALFRYDPVEPLQISLNLRQAFVEGYNPPLTPSFGFNYKPFNNELLALKGNISASYRVPTLNDRFWIGAGNPDLRPEKGWNYELGLGNRTDLGWTILQTEATAYLMQIDNWLQWSPDETGRWRPANLQKVESKGVELSSSATSTLGQLQLQTTAAYTYTSSEQVEVYEGTGDKGKQLMYVPLHKALLSTEARYKNWSLLGNLNYTGLRYTSNSETASLDDFLLLNFALSKNLSLGQHRLLLTLRADNATNAVYQTMAYRAMPPRGYTFSLRFIIP encoded by the coding sequence GTGGTAAAATTACCTTTTCTGAACGTATGGCTTTGCGCCTGCCTCTGTAGCCTTGCGCCTGTGGCGGTGGCGCAGCAGGATACGAGCTCCTATCACCTGGGCATCGTGGAGATTTTCGGCAAGCCCACCGAAGTATACACGGTGGGTAGCCGCGTCACGCAGGTAGACAGTGCCTTTCTGAGCACCTACAGCTCCGGCTCACTAGCCGATGCCCTGCAGGCGCGCACGCCGCTATACTTTAAAAGCTATGGCGCCAGCGGCATATCCTCGGTTGCCTTCAGGGGCACCAACGCCTCCCAGACTGCTGTGCTCTGGAACGGTCTGAACATAGCCCCCGCCACACTTGGTCAGACAGACTTTGCGACACTGCCGGTTACGGGCTTTGGCGATGTGGCGGTGCAGTATGGCCCGGCGGCGGCGAACTATGGCAGCGGCGCCATTGGTGGCGCAGTTTTGCTGAGTTCTCCGGAATATAATCAGGAAGGGTTTAGCGGAGATGTGAAACTGGAAGTGGGCAGTTTCGAGAGATACTTTGGAAGCGGCAGCCTGGGCTACAGTGGCAGAAAGCTGAAGTATGGCCTGAGCCTATATGGCCTGCAGGCGGAGAATAATTATCATTTTAAAGATCTCAGCCGGTTTGGCACGCCAGAGGCAAGGCAGCAGCACGCGGCGGTGGCCCAGTATGGCACCACCCAGGATTTGGCTTGGGAAATCTCACCCAAAACCAGCGTGGCGCTGCATGGCTGGTATACTTTTGCTGATCGTGAGTTGCAACCCGCCATGGGTTCTGCCGACACCGACGCCAACCAGCTGGACGAGAGCCTGCGCCTGATGGCAGAGTTCAAGCACGATAGCTGGCTTGGGCAAACAGCCGTTAAGGCCGCGTATTTTAATGATTACCTGCACTACACCGACCGCAGCACCGACTCTGAATCAGACGTGGACACCTATCAGCTGCAGGCAGAGCAAACCTATACCTACGGCAGACGCTGGAGCTTGCGCGGCGGTTTGAACCTGCAGTACTTCCAGGCTACAAACGATGGCTATGCCGGCCAGCAGGACGAAGTGCGCGCATCAGCCTTTGCGCTTTTCCGTTACGATCCGGTGGAGCCGTTGCAGATAAGCCTGAACCTGCGCCAGGCCTTTGTGGAAGGATACAATCCTCCGCTTACACCGTCTTTTGGGTTCAACTATAAGCCATTCAATAACGAGCTATTAGCGTTAAAAGGCAACATCAGCGCCAGCTACCGGGTGCCCACCCTGAACGACCGCTTCTGGATCGGGGCAGGCAACCCTGATCTACGCCCCGAAAAAGGCTGGAACTATGAACTTGGCCTCGGCAACCGAACAGATTTAGGCTGGACTATACTTCAGACAGAGGCCACCGCTTACCTGATGCAGATTGACAACTGGCTGCAGTGGTCGCCGGACGAGACAGGCCGCTGGCGCCCCGCAAACCTGCAGAAAGTGGAGAGCAAGGGTGTGGAGCTGAGTTCTTCGGCCACCTCCACTTTGGGGCAGCTTCAACTCCAGACAACAGCCGCTTATACCTACACTTCCTCTGAGCAGGTGGAGGTGTACGAAGGCACTGGCGACAAAGGCAAACAGTTAATGTACGTGCCGCTGCACAAGGCATTGCTGTCCACAGAGGCCAGGTATAAAAACTGGTCTTTGCTCGGCAACCTGAACTATACCGGCCTGCGCTATACATCCAACTCCGAAACAGCAAGCCTGGATGACTTTCTGCTTTTGAACTTCGCCCTAAGCAAAAACTTATCCTTGGGTCAGCACCGCCTGCTGCTCACGCTCCGGGCCGATAATGCCACGAACGCGGTGTACCAGACCATGGCTTACCGTGCCATGCCACCACGGGGCTATACGTTCAGCCTGCGCTTTATCATACCTTAA
- a CDS encoding DNA-3-methyladenine glycosylase — MKLPKSFYTRPDVVHLAQELLGKYVYTCVNGMLTGGMIVETEAYSGQNDKACHAHLNRRTKRTEIMYHEGGVAYVYLVYGIYHLFNIITNTEGNADAVLVRAIEPEVGVEEMLLRRGMASIKPNLTAGPGVLSIALGIDKKLYGADLTGSTIWLEDKGITIPPEQIVSGPRIGIDYAEEDALLPWRFWVKGNKWVSKKK; from the coding sequence ATGAAGCTGCCGAAGTCTTTTTATACCCGCCCTGATGTGGTGCACCTGGCACAGGAGCTGCTGGGTAAGTATGTGTATACTTGTGTGAACGGTATGCTGACAGGCGGCATGATCGTGGAGACGGAGGCTTACTCGGGCCAGAACGATAAGGCCTGTCATGCGCACCTGAACCGCCGCACCAAGCGCACCGAGATCATGTACCACGAGGGCGGGGTGGCCTACGTATACCTGGTGTACGGCATTTACCACCTGTTCAACATCATTACCAACACTGAGGGAAACGCCGATGCCGTGCTGGTGCGGGCTATTGAGCCGGAAGTGGGAGTGGAGGAAATGCTGCTGCGGCGTGGCATGGCAAGTATAAAACCAAACCTGACGGCAGGCCCCGGTGTGCTTAGCATTGCGCTGGGCATCGACAAGAAACTCTACGGCGCCGACCTCACCGGCAGCACCATCTGGCTCGAAGACAAAGGCATCACCATTCCCCCGGAGCAGATCGTCTCCGGCCCGCGTATCGGAATAGACTATGCCGAAGAGGACGCGCTCCTGCCCTGGCGCTTTTGGGTGAAGGGAAACAAATGGGTAAGCAAGAAGAAGTAG
- a CDS encoding PLDc N-terminal domain-containing protein, with protein MSLALTTWMLLNAAAVLLFLAAWIVILVTNRLQSNQKLVWLAGTMFLPVIGPLIFFFKFASLRKANS; from the coding sequence ATGTCGTTAGCATTAACTACTTGGATGCTCCTTAATGCCGCCGCTGTTTTATTATTTCTTGCCGCCTGGATCGTAATTTTGGTGACTAACAGGTTACAGTCGAACCAAAAGCTTGTCTGGCTGGCCGGAACAATGTTTCTACCAGTTATCGGGCCACTCATTTTCTTCTTCAAGTTCGCATCGCTCAGGAAGGCTAATTCTTAA
- a CDS encoding GNAT family N-acetyltransferase: protein MKKIAIQHLRDVPQHFDTVANWVYSQWWQKPGNTVEVVKEPLREHLQATDFPATFVALDDNTPAGSVMLIEDDGITELPDLRPWLAALYVAPEYRLQGVGKQLVQVLEQHAQQIGFCHLYLVATDRVSFYFDLGWRIYTKLGGDMGITIMHKDIAREAGAVTASASEGM from the coding sequence ATGAAGAAGATAGCCATACAACACTTACGCGACGTGCCCCAGCATTTTGACACCGTAGCCAACTGGGTCTACAGCCAGTGGTGGCAGAAGCCGGGTAACACCGTAGAGGTGGTGAAGGAGCCGCTGCGCGAGCACCTGCAGGCAACGGATTTCCCCGCCACATTTGTCGCATTGGATGACAACACACCCGCCGGCTCAGTCATGCTAATAGAAGATGATGGCATCACGGAACTGCCGGATCTGCGGCCGTGGCTGGCTGCGCTGTATGTGGCCCCGGAGTACAGGCTACAAGGGGTTGGGAAGCAACTGGTGCAGGTGCTGGAGCAGCATGCGCAGCAAATTGGATTCTGCCACTTATACCTGGTGGCTACCGACAGGGTAAGCTTTTACTTTGACCTTGGCTGGCGCATCTATACCAAACTGGGTGGCGACATGGGCATCACCATCATGCACAAAGATATTGCGCGGGAAGCCGGTGCTGTTACCGCATCCGCTTCAGAGGGAATGTAA